The genome window GACGCCCGCAACACCCTGGACCACCCCGACCGGGTGACACCGCACCCGGCCACCGGCACCCTCGTCAAGGACGGGGTCCTGCGCGCCGGACTGGAGCCCCTGTCCTGGAACATGATCCGCCTGACACGCACGCAGAGCTGAGGCAGCGGCACGCTGCTCCGCCTCACCCCAGCGCACGGTCGAGATTGAACGCCGCGCTGATCAGGGCGAAGTGCGTGAACGCCTGCGGGAAGTTGCCCTGTTGCTCGCCGGTGTGGCTGATCTCCTCGGCGTACAGGCCCAGATGGTTGGCGTAGGTGAGCATCTTCTCGAACGCCAGCCGTGCCTCGTCCAGCCGTCCGGCGCGGACCAGTGCCTCGACGTACCAGAAGGAGCAGATGGAGAACGTGCCCTCGTCGCCCCGCAGGCCGTCCGGGCTGGCCTGTGGGTCGTAGCGGTAGACCAGGGAGTCGGAGACCAGGTCCTGGGTGAGTGCGTCCAGTGTGGACAACCACTTTGGGTCGGTGGGCGCGATGAACTTGGCCAGGGGCATCATCAGCACGGATGCGTCCAGCACGTCGCTGTCCTCGTGCTGGACGAAGGCCTGGCGCTTGGCGGACCAGCCGCGCTGCATGATCCGCCGGTAGATGGTGTCGCGGCACTGCAGCCAGCGCACCATGTCGGCGGGCAGGCTGCGGCGTCGGGCCATCCGGATGGCCCGTTCGATCGCCACCCAGCACATCAGCCGCGAGTACAGGAACTTCTTGCGGCCGCCGCGGGTCTCCCAGATGCCCTCGTCCGGTTGGTCCCAGTGGTCACAGACCCAGTCCACCAGCGCGCAGACCTGGTCCCACTGGTCGCTGGAGATGGGCTGCGCCCACTTGTCGTAGAGATAGATGGAGTCGATCAGGGCGCCGTAGATGTCGAGCTGGAGCTGGTCGGCGGCCGCGTTGCCGACCCGGACCGGCGCGGAGCCCTGATGGCCCTCGAGATGGTCGAGTTCGTACTCGGGCAGGTCGCTGCGGCCGTCGATGCCGTACATGATCTGCAGCGGGCCGGACGGTCCGCCGTCGCCGGGTGTGATGTGCCGGGTCACGAACTTCATGAACGCCTCGGCCTCGTCGGCGAACCCGAGCCGCAGCATGGCGTAGACGCAGAAGGCCGCGTCGCGCACCCACACATAGCGGTAGTCCCAGTTGCGTTCGCCGCCCAGCCGCTCGGGCAGGCTGGTCGTCGGCGCCGCCAGGATCGCGCCGGTCGGGGCATAGGTGAGCAGCTTCAGAGTGAGGGCGGAGCGGTGCACCATCTCCCGCCAGCGACCGCGGTAGCGGGACTGGTGCAGCCAGCGCCGCCAGTACTCCACCGTGGCGGCGAACTGTTTCTCGGCCTCGACACGTGCGCACATGCGCGGCGCCAGATGGTCACCGACCTGGTCCAGGGCGAACACCGTCGACTCGCCCTCGGCGAGTTTGAAGTCCGCCCACACGTCCCGGTCGTCGCCTTCCAGCGGGACGGTGGCGGTCAGGGCCAGTGACAGGTCGGCGGACTCGAAGACCGCCACGTCACCGAGCAGCCGCAGAGTGTGCGGCTGCCTGCCGTAGTCGAACCGTGGAGCCACCCGTACGCGGAAGGGCAGGGAGCCCCGCACGCACAGGACCCTCCGGATGAGTCGGTGGCGTTCGGTCTCGACCGATGCCGCCCCGACGGGCATGAAGTCCTGCACCTCGCCGACGCCGTCCTCGGTGAAGAACCGCGTGATCAGGACATTGGTGTCGGGGAAGTAGAACTGCTTCGTGCGGCCCGGCACGGTCGCGGCGAGTTCGAAGCACCCGCCCCGCTCGGTGTCCAGGATGGCGCCGAAGACGCTCGGGCAGTCGAAGGAGGGGCAGCAGTACCAGTCGATGGTGCCGTTGCTTCCCACCAGGGCGACGGTGCGCATGTCACCGATCAGACCGTGGTCGGCGATCGGCAGGTACCGGGAGCGCCCGGGCCCGTACTGCTCGCTCGGCGTTTCGGCCATCGCAGCCTCCCTGACCACCGGATACGCGCACCGCAGGTCCCAGGGTAGGCGCAAGGCGAGGGGGCGGCACGGGGAGCGGATCCGCGCCCGGCCTCGGGGTCCTCAGGCCGTGATCACGCGGACGCCCGCCTCCTCGAACCGCCGCACCGTGTCCGCCCCGGCCGCCGTGTCCGTGACCAGGGTGTCCACCGCCTCCACCGCGCAGATCCGCGCGAAGGCGCGCTGCCCCAGCTTGCTCGAGTCCGCCGCGACGACCACGCGCGCGGCGCGCTCGCACAGCACACGGTTGATCGCTGCCTCCGCCTCGTCGTGCGCCGCCGCGCCGTGCGTGACGTCCAGGGCCACGACGCCGAGCACGGCCACGTCCAGGGTGATCTGGCCGAGTACGCCGTCCGCGAGCGGACCGATCAGCTCGTACGACTGCGGTCGCGCGACCCCGCCGGTGACCACGATCTTGAACTGGGGACGCACGGCCAGCTCGTTGGCGATGTTCAGCGCGTTGGTGACGATCGTCAGCGCGGGGGAGCCCGACGTCAGGTCGCCGCGCACCGCGAGCGCCCGCGCCACCTCGGTGGTGGTGGTGCCGCCGGTGAGACCCACCGCCTCGCCGGGCGTGATCAGGCCGGCCACCGCATGTGCGATGCGCTGCTTCTCCGAGGCGCGGCGGGCGGTCTTGTAGCGCAGCGGCAGTTCGTAGGAGACCCCGTGCACCACCGCGCCGCCCCGGGTGCGCACCAGCATCTGCTGCTCCGCGAGCTGGTCGAAGTCGCGTCGGATCGTCGCGGCCGACACCCCGAGCCCGGCCGCCGCCTCCTCGACCTCCAGCCGGCCCCGCTCGACGAGCAGCTCCAGCAGCGCCTTCCAGCGGGCGTCGCGGGACATCCCACTCTCCGTTTCCTCGGCCTTGCGGGTGACCCTAGCGCACAGCACTTCCGTCGCCATGCTTGATCCTGCTCGAAATCTGGCTCTATCTTGCAAGAACAAGCATTACCGGCATTGCTGGGAGGGCGCGGCATGACATACGTCGAGCAGGAGCTGACCAGCCAGCCCGAGTGCTGGACGCGCGCCGCCGAGAGCGCGCAGGGCCACAAGGACGCGCTGCCGGCGGCGGGGGAGCGGGTGGCGATCGTGGGGTGCGGGACCTCGTTCTTCATGGCGCAGTCCGCCGCCGCGCTGCGTGAGCGGTCCGGGCAGGGCGAGACGGACGCCTTCGCCGCCTCCGAGTTTCCGCACGGCCGGGCCTACGACCGGGTCGTCGCACTCACCCGGTCCGGGACCACCACCGAGGTCCTCGACCTCCTCCGCCGGCTCCGCGGTCGGCTGCGGACCACCGCGATCACCGCCGATACGCGCACGCCCGTGACGGACTGCGCCGACGAGGTGGTGGAGCTCGGCTTCGCCGACGAACGCTCCGTCGTCCAGACCCGGTTCGCCACCACCGCCCTCACCCTGCTCCGCGCCCACCTCGGCCTGCACTCGGACGCCGTGGTCGCCGACGCCCGCACCGCCCTGGAGTCCCCGCTGCCCGACGGGCTCGTCCGGCGCACGCAGTTCACCTTCCTGGGGTGCGGCTGGACCGTCGGACTCGCCCACGAGGCCGCGCTGAAACTGCGGGAGGCCGCGCAGGCGTGGACGGAGGCGTACCCCGCGATGGAGTACCGGCACGGCCCCATCAGCATCACCACGCACACCACCGCGACCTGGATGCTCGGCGAGGCACCCGACCGACTGGCCGCACAGGTCCGGGAGACGGGAGGGCTGTGGGTGGCCGGCGGCCTCGACCCGCTCGCCGAACTCCTCCGTGTCCAGCGGCTCGCCGTCGCCCTCGCCGCCGCCCGCCGACTCGATCCCGACCGGCCGCGCCATCTGACCCGCTCGGTGATCCTCGCACCCGATTCCCGCGCCAGGTGAGAAGGAGGAGCCGTGCCCCTCGCCCCCACCGGTGAGCTGATCGCCGCCGCCGCAGCGGCGGGCGGTGCCGTCGCCGCGTTCAACGTCATCACCCTCGAACACATCGAGGCCGTGATCGCGGGCGCGGAGGCCGCGGACACGCCCGTCGTGCTCCAGGTCAGCGAGAACGCCGTCAAGTACCGCTACGGGCGGCTCCTCCCGCTCGCCCGTGCCGCCGCCGCGGCCGCCGCGCGTGCCGCCGTGCCCGTCGCCCTCCACCTCGACCACGTCCAGAGCGACGACCTGCTCCGCCAGGCACCCGGCGCCGGGTTCGGCTCCGTGATGTACGACGCGGCCCGGCTGCCGTACCAGGAGAACCTCACCGCGACCCGGGCCGCCGCCGACTGGGCGCATGCCCAAGGGCTGTGGATCGAAGCGGAGTTGGGACAGGTGGGCGGCAAGAACGGCGAACCGCCGCCCGGCCCGCACACACCCGGCGCCCGTACCGACCCGGCCGAGGCCGCCGCCTTCGTGGCGGACACCGGTGTCGACGCGCTGGCCGTCGCCGTCGGCAGCACGCACGCGATGACCACGCGCACGGCCGCACTCGACCACGCCCTGATCGAACGGCTCGGTGCCGCCCTCGACGTACCGCTCGTGCTGCACGGCTCGTCCGGACTGCCGGACCACGAACTGACCGCGGCCGTCGCGGGCGGCATCACGAAGGTCAACATCGGCACCGCCCTGAACGTCGCGATGACCGACGCGATCCGGGAGTTCCTCGCCGGGCGGCCCGAGGCGGTCGACTCGCGCGGCTACCTCGGCGTGGGACGGGAGGCGATGGCCCGGACCGTGACCCGTCTCGTGACCGTGCTGCGAAACGGCGGCACTCCCGCATCGGAGCCCCCGCCCCCGTAGGCGTGCCCCCGGCACGCTCCACGCGGAAGACGGTGGCGGGTTCGGCTACTTCTTGACCGCCTTCAGCACGACGAACTTGGGGCCGCTCGCTACCAGTTCGCTGTTGCCGAAGAGGCGGCGCAGTTTCACGTGGTAGCCCAGATGACGGTTCCCGATCACCCACAGCTCGCCGCCGGGCCGCAGGGCGCGCCGCGCGCCGGTGAACATGCGCCAGGCGGTGGCGTCCGTCGTCGCCTGGTGGGAGTGGAACGGCGGGTTGTTGAGGACGAGGTCGACGCTCGCGGCGGGCGCCCCGGACAGACCGTCACCGACCCGGAACGCAGCCCGCCCCCGGGCGTTGTCCCGGTAGGTCGCCTCCGCCGAGGCCACCGCCTGGTACGACTCGTCGGTGAACAGCACCTCGGCCTCGGGATCGGCCAGCGCGGCCGCCAGCCCCACGATGCCGTTGCCGCAGCCGAGGTCCACGATCCGCTCGGCGCCCCGGCCGCGCGGAAGGTGCTGGAGGAAGAAACGGGTGCCGATGTCGAGGCGGTCGGCGCAGAAGACGCCCGCGTGGTTGGTGACGGTCCGACCGGACAACGAGCCGATGCCGTCAGGGAGTCGGTAGCGGTACGGCCACGGGTTGCTGCCCCGGTCGAGGTCCGGATCCGGGGTGCAGAAGATCAGCCGGGCCTTTTGCTCGGCGAGCGAGGTACGGGTAGGCCCGAGGACGCGCTCGAACAGTTCCAGCGTCGAGGTGTGGATCTCCTTGACCATGCCGGTGCCGATCACCACCGTCCCCTCGTGCACACCGGGCGCCAGCCGGTGCAACTGGTCCTCCAGCAACGCGAGACTCTTCGGGACACGGATCAGGAGCACGTCCACCCGGGACGGCGGGTCGTCCCGGGTGCTGAGCAGCCGGACGGCGCCCGCGTCGACACCGTTGCGCGCGAGGTTCGCGCGGGTCGCCTCCTGCGCCAGGAACGAGTCGGTGATCTGAGTCGGGCGGTGCGCCGCGAGCGCCGTGGTGAGCGCACCCCACCGGTCGCCGACGATGACGACCGTACCGTCGAGCGGGGCGCCGCTCGACGCGAGGTGCCGCAGCAGATACGCGTCGGAGGCGTCCCAGGCGCGCAGCCGGTCGCGGGGGTCCTCCGGGAAGCGGGCCAGCGCGCACTCGCCCCACGGCGTGGTCAATCGGTCGTTCATGGTGCGTCCAGGCTAGCCGAGCCGCAGGTGGGGCCCCGTCCCGGTGGGTCGGATACGTGATGATGGAGCCATGGACGCCGAGCTGTTCCCGCGGAGCCGCGCACAGGTCGCCCCCGGTGCGGTCCATGTGCCCGACTGGCTGGACGGGGACCGTCAGCAGCGGCTCCTGGACGCCTGCCGGGAGTGGGCCCGCCCGCCGGCCGGACTGCGGACCGTGCGCACGCCCGGCGGGGGCACGATGACCTCGCGGCAGGTCTGCCTCGGCTGGCACTGGTATCCCTACGGGTACGCCCGCACGGTCGTCGACGGCGACGGCGCCCCCGTGAAGCCGTTCCCGGACTGGCTCGCCGCACTGGGCCGCGAGGCGGTCGAGGCCGCCCTGGGCCCGCGGGCGGTGCCGTGGGAGCCGTACGACATCGCCCTGATCAACTTCTACGAGGCGGACGCCCGTATGGGGATGCACCGCGACAGCGACGAGACGTCCGACGCCCCGGTGGTGTCGCTGAGTCTCGGCGACACCTGCGTCTTCCGTTTCGGCAACACCGAGACGCGCACCCGCCCTTACACGGACGTGGAGCTGCGCAGCGGGGACCTGTTCGTCTTCGGCGGACCGG of Streptomyces cynarae contains these proteins:
- a CDS encoding glycoside hydrolase family 15 protein, encoding MAETPSEQYGPGRSRYLPIADHGLIGDMRTVALVGSNGTIDWYCCPSFDCPSVFGAILDTERGGCFELAATVPGRTKQFYFPDTNVLITRFFTEDGVGEVQDFMPVGAASVETERHRLIRRVLCVRGSLPFRVRVAPRFDYGRQPHTLRLLGDVAVFESADLSLALTATVPLEGDDRDVWADFKLAEGESTVFALDQVGDHLAPRMCARVEAEKQFAATVEYWRRWLHQSRYRGRWREMVHRSALTLKLLTYAPTGAILAAPTTSLPERLGGERNWDYRYVWVRDAAFCVYAMLRLGFADEAEAFMKFVTRHITPGDGGPSGPLQIMYGIDGRSDLPEYELDHLEGHQGSAPVRVGNAAADQLQLDIYGALIDSIYLYDKWAQPISSDQWDQVCALVDWVCDHWDQPDEGIWETRGGRKKFLYSRLMCWVAIERAIRMARRRSLPADMVRWLQCRDTIYRRIMQRGWSAKRQAFVQHEDSDVLDASVLMMPLAKFIAPTDPKWLSTLDALTQDLVSDSLVYRYDPQASPDGLRGDEGTFSICSFWYVEALVRAGRLDEARLAFEKMLTYANHLGLYAEEISHTGEQQGNFPQAFTHFALISAAFNLDRALG
- a CDS encoding DeoR/GlpR family DNA-binding transcription regulator, whose amino-acid sequence is MSRDARWKALLELLVERGRLEVEEAAAGLGVSAATIRRDFDQLAEQQMLVRTRGGAVVHGVSYELPLRYKTARRASEKQRIAHAVAGLITPGEAVGLTGGTTTTEVARALAVRGDLTSGSPALTIVTNALNIANELAVRPQFKIVVTGGVARPQSYELIGPLADGVLGQITLDVAVLGVVALDVTHGAAAHDEAEAAINRVLCERAARVVVAADSSKLGQRAFARICAVEAVDTLVTDTAAGADTVRRFEEAGVRVITA
- a CDS encoding SIS domain-containing protein, producing the protein MTYVEQELTSQPECWTRAAESAQGHKDALPAAGERVAIVGCGTSFFMAQSAAALRERSGQGETDAFAASEFPHGRAYDRVVALTRSGTTTEVLDLLRRLRGRLRTTAITADTRTPVTDCADEVVELGFADERSVVQTRFATTALTLLRAHLGLHSDAVVADARTALESPLPDGLVRRTQFTFLGCGWTVGLAHEAALKLREAAQAWTEAYPAMEYRHGPISITTHTTATWMLGEAPDRLAAQVRETGGLWVAGGLDPLAELLRVQRLAVALAAARRLDPDRPRHLTRSVILAPDSRAR
- a CDS encoding class II fructose-bisphosphate aldolase → MPLAPTGELIAAAAAAGGAVAAFNVITLEHIEAVIAGAEAADTPVVLQVSENAVKYRYGRLLPLARAAAAAAARAAVPVALHLDHVQSDDLLRQAPGAGFGSVMYDAARLPYQENLTATRAAADWAHAQGLWIEAELGQVGGKNGEPPPGPHTPGARTDPAEAAAFVADTGVDALAVAVGSTHAMTTRTAALDHALIERLGAALDVPLVLHGSSGLPDHELTAAVAGGITKVNIGTALNVAMTDAIREFLAGRPEAVDSRGYLGVGREAMARTVTRLVTVLRNGGTPASEPPPP
- a CDS encoding methyltransferase, whose translation is MNDRLTTPWGECALARFPEDPRDRLRAWDASDAYLLRHLASSGAPLDGTVVIVGDRWGALTTALAAHRPTQITDSFLAQEATRANLARNGVDAGAVRLLSTRDDPPSRVDVLLIRVPKSLALLEDQLHRLAPGVHEGTVVIGTGMVKEIHTSTLELFERVLGPTRTSLAEQKARLIFCTPDPDLDRGSNPWPYRYRLPDGIGSLSGRTVTNHAGVFCADRLDIGTRFFLQHLPRGRGAERIVDLGCGNGIVGLAAALADPEAEVLFTDESYQAVASAEATYRDNARGRAAFRVGDGLSGAPAASVDLVLNNPPFHSHQATTDATAWRMFTGARRALRPGGELWVIGNRHLGYHVKLRRLFGNSELVASGPKFVVLKAVKK
- a CDS encoding alpha-ketoglutarate-dependent dioxygenase AlkB family protein, whose product is MDAELFPRSRAQVAPGAVHVPDWLDGDRQQRLLDACREWARPPAGLRTVRTPGGGTMTSRQVCLGWHWYPYGYARTVVDGDGAPVKPFPDWLAALGREAVEAALGPRAVPWEPYDIALINFYEADARMGMHRDSDETSDAPVVSLSLGDTCVFRFGNTETRTRPYTDVELRSGDLFVFGGPARLAHHGVPKVRPGTAPPALGLTGRLNITLRVSGFGRDPQRIMGDSPS